From the genome of Brachionichthys hirsutus isolate HB-005 chromosome 9, CSIRO-AGI_Bhir_v1, whole genome shotgun sequence:
tatttcatttatttactattCTTGGAATAATTCTGTGTGGCTAAACCATTTGGAACATAACTTGTTTTAATATCTCCAACGGTCTTTGAAGGTAGCATTACTCATATCCCACACAACAGAAACACCAGGACCCACAATCCTCCTCTGGCGCATGCGCGCAAAACACCTCGGCCCGAAGGCGTTTTGGTGGCCGGTCGAAGATGCGTCGCGCTCGGGCAGCATCAGTACCAACTCCGCGGTGCTAATAAAACCGAATAAACGCGGGGCGGAGGAGAAATAGCGGCGGTGTTTGCGGCGGGGGCGACGGAGCGGCGACATGGGGGAGCAGAAGGtaagcccggggggggggggggacaggtgtCTCTGATGAGGGAAGCCGTTTCAGGGCGTAGCGTACAAAGGAAGGAGCGGGGCACGCTGCGTAATTGGGGAGTCTGCGGACACGGGGCGGAATCGTATATCTCAAGGTTCTCGGGGGTCTTTTAATCTAAATCAGATTATCTGCGTGAAGGTGAGGTCTATCCGATCCACGCTAGCTGTGGCTTCTAACACATCCATCCGCGTAACAATCAGGCCAGTGCGCGTCCACGTCTTCGTGGGTTGGCTGCGGACGCTGCATTATTAAATTATGGATGCGCATCCTTCCGCCCGTGACGTGTCCCTCCCTCCACGCAGTCCACGTCTCCCTGTGATCCTGCCTACAACAAATGTCTAGTCATGGCGTGCGCTTCCCAAACCTCGCCTGTAAGTGAAACGAGCTGATGGAGGTCGGGTCGAGTCGGGTCGGGTTGTGTTTCTCAGTCGCAGTCTTCTTTcaagaatgattttttttttgtcaaatgtgcaaaacaaataaaattctTTTGACTCTTTCTTTAGGAGTCGCTACGAAAGATCACCCACACGCTGGCCTTGAAGAACGAGGAGATCTCAAATTTCGTCTGCACGCTCAAGCAGAGCCTCGACAACTTGGAGGTATACAGAAGTAAACATTTAACGCCTATAGTACACAATCaacacatatttattttttatcggTTGGAACCGTTACAATAATTCCAgtggtttctgtttgtttttgtttttgtttttgttttgtgacgCCAGGCGAACTCCACCAGAGTCCAGGAGGACCTGAATTCCGAGTTCACCTCCCTCCACTCTGTTCTGGATGAGATGAAGGAAAGCATGACGACTCGCATCAAACAGGAGAGAGCCAGCCGCACCTACGAGCTGCAGGTTAGATGCAGCCGTGCATCCATTTAGGATTATTTATTTCTAGATGTTTACTTTTTCCAGTGAGAATATTACAGAGTGTGACTTTATCGCTCTCTCTTCTGTGTAGCAGCCGCGTGGTCCTTTAGCGCTGGACTAAAAATGAAGCTGCAAAATCTTGATTTGTCTCGCAAATACGAGGAAGAATTCGATGCGTGCATCCAGATTAGAACCTGAATCGGGTCTCTGTTAATAAGAGATAACCAGATATaagatattttaaataaaatatgttatgCATAAAAGGAAAATTTAAAGGAATTGACAAACAAATCTTCACTTTAGCTCTTCTAGAAAGAGATTTTTAATGATCTAATTATTGAAATTGATCAGAGTCGTTTTTGAACACACATTTCCGTCGTGATGCAGTTCACAGACACACTAATCTCGTGTTCTAGAGGATTGTTTGGTCTCTGCACCACAACCTCTGCAGCCTCATGACCAAGCCCTGACTCTCAAATGAtgcagcctgctcctcctgtgAGGAACACAGTGGTCCATTATGCCAAGGACGGAGACGCAGCAGCTTGGCCGAGGCGACGCTGAGTGCGAGTCGCTGTTTTTCAGAATCAGCTGAGCGCCTGTTCCAAAGCCCTGGAGAGttcagaggagctgctggagctggccAATCAGACGCTGTGTTCCTCCGAGACTGGCGGTTTCACCCAGGTAACCGAATCGCCTCGCGCTACTGCACTGTTCCCTCTAGTGGCCGCATGCGGGATTGAATCCTGCTCATGTTGTCACGCTACCAGTTATTTTATCGCCagtgagtttttgtttttgtgtgaactCAGTGTTCTCTTCGCTCCGTATCTCTTTTCCTTCTGCTTCTCCCCTCCAGGCGGCCAAAGACATTAAGGATAGGTATAGTACTCGGCTATCCATTGCTTTCCCTTTCGTGTTAGCCTCCTGTAACCAAAGAGCCATTTCATAATACATAGCATGCATGCGTTGGAACTCTCTAGCCACCCTAGCTGACGTACAGACGATAAGCACCGTGGAAACTTTCCGCTCGTGAGCCTTTCGTCTTGTGTTTCTCACTGTCTTCCTGAGTCTGTACCAGCCTGTATCAGCCCCTCCCTGGGCATCAGTGGTAGTTAACAGAAGTCTAGTTAGCACCCCGTGTTGCTTTTCTCTGACCCAGTTCAATAATGGCCCATGCTTGTTTCCactccgtgtgtttgtgtgtttttttttgtgtgtgtgtgtatccttcTTTGTCTGCAGCGTGACAATGGCTCCGGCTTTTCGCCTCTCCCTGAAGGCTAAAGCCAGTGACAACATGAGTCACTTGATGGTGGACTTCAGCCAGGAGAGGGGAACGTTGCAGGGCCTCAAATTCCTCCCAGGTCTGCTTCACTTATTATGCAGGGAAACGCGGAGGGGAGGAGCTAACGCCAGTGACCGTGTCACATTTAATCCAGTCAGCACTGCACCGCGTTACAGCACATTTATGTAATTATTGTAGTTACGCGTTTCTTTCATCTGTAAGTAGAATAACCAAAGTCTTCCTATATCTTTACCGTTTATCTTTATGTAGAAAGGAAACACTTTCTCTACAAGTCTTTATTTTCCCAGGTGCTTTCTAATTTATTATGCGTCATTCTAAAATTGACATAATTCATACCATCGTATTTGAATTGATTGATCTGATTGAGCGTCAAATTATTGTTTTGATTGCAGTAATTTTTTTTAGTAGTAAGTTGGGAACAAAAATCCAGTTGCATAATAAATAGGAAGGTCGAATTATCTTTTATATTGTTGAATTAATACTTTTTTATCAACTAAGGGAgattttaaacatatttttactGAAGGGGCTAACAACTGTTTTCAGCCAAAATAAAAGGAAGCTCTGATGAAGCATTGTTCTGCTCTAAATCTAAGCGGTCAGCTGGCGATTTAACACAGATCAACGCTTACAGCAGCAACATAATAGTTAATTGTAACATCTGGACGTAAATAATTATCTCTAAAACAGAGCAGATAAATATATTGCTATGGATGGCACAAACACGACTGCATATAAAAGATAATGCTGATTTGAATCAGCTGGatgtataaatataaaactttttgctgtttatttgtcACATTGTTTTGGGCTATTTCTGCCTCTAAGTGGCCAAAATCAGTCATTTCTTGATAATGATTATTatacaaatgatttatttcgcattatattttattgaaagtGTTGAGGCGGATTTTCTGAAAGTCCCACTCCTCCGCAGTTCCTGCCACGCCAGAGATCCTGGTCTCCGAGTGCCAGGTATGTGACAACACTGTGAGTGTACTATGGACCCTACCAGAACCTGACGGCAAGATAGACCACTACATATTAGAGTATCGGCGTACAAACCACGAGGGCCCACCTCGCATCAGGGAGGACTACCCCTGGATGGTGCTGGAGGGAATACGAGAGATGGACCACACGCTCACGGGTAGGAAGACGACCGGGACGAGACATTTGCTGTCTGAGGAGGACGACTAATGCGTGTTCTATTCGCAGGTCTGCGCTTTGACACGCGCTACATTACATTCAGAGTGAGAGCATGCAACAAGGCTGTGGCAGGAGAGTTCTCTGAGCCGGTTACACTAGAGACCCCTGGTGGGTACGCTGCGTCACTTCATGTCTGCGGGGTCTTTTATGGTCTGAATGAATACTGAAACGAAGTTGTATGAAAAAGTATACCACGTTTTCATTTGCAGCCTTCAGCTTCAAACTAGACTCGAGTTCGTGTCACCAGAACCTGAAGGTGGAGGACTTGACTGTGGAGTGGGACAGCTGCGGAGGAAAAATGCAGGACATCCGCAAGGAGAAGAATCGAACGAACTCTCCGATGCACTCGCCAGCCAGGTCGGCAAGCCCTACAGTGCCATTAAACTGTGTCAAAAACAACTCTTAAGCACTATGGCCATGCATTCAAGAATAATTCCATCATCTACATTCAAGGTCAGCGCTCATGTCACCAAAGAGAGCACCGACAGCTCGGCCCGGCAGGGACAGGTTTACAGCGGAGTCCTACACAGTTCTGGGTGAGAATAC
Proteins encoded in this window:
- the fsd1 gene encoding fibronectin type III and SPRY domain-containing protein 1, which encodes MGEQKESLRKITHTLALKNEEISNFVCTLKQSLDNLEANSTRVQEDLNSEFTSLHSVLDEMKESMTTRIKQERASRTYELQNQLSACSKALESSEELLELANQTLCSSETGGFTQAAKDIKDSVTMAPAFRLSLKAKASDNMSHLMVDFSQERGTLQGLKFLPVPATPEILVSECQVCDNTVSVLWTLPEPDGKIDHYILEYRRTNHEGPPRIREDYPWMVLEGIREMDHTLTGLRFDTRYITFRVRACNKAVAGEFSEPVTLETPAFSFKLDSSSCHQNLKVEDLTVEWDSCGGKMQDIRKEKNRTNSPMHSPARSALMSPKRAPTARPGRDRFTAESYTVLADTVIDAGQQYWEVRFDKESKAFAVGVALRNLGRFDQLGKSSASWCIHLNNWLQQSLTAKHNNKARTLECPIPSSIGVYVNYDEGVLSFYNSKAKQLMHTFKTKFQQPVIPAFMVWNGSFSVVTGLQVPSVVQSGQRKNSGTSSSGASLS